In Calorimonas adulescens, the genomic window TGGTCTCATTCATATCTTCATTCCTGGATTGGTTTGAGGAGGCATACCTTGCCTTTTCCACCGATGGGGGTTATTCTGTGGTCCTTGGTGCCTCTCCTGATTATACATTAAAAGAGTTAAAGGAAAGATGCAATATAATAGAACTAAACAACTACTATACATCTTCAGATAGCCTTCTGTCACTGTCCGGCGCCCTGCAGGCAAATATAGAGGGCGGCAGGGCAGTTACCGTATCTTCCCCGGTAAGTCTGGTTGAGTGTGAATACAAAAGTGAGATGATAGACTCCGCTGTGGATGCAGTAAAAAAACTTATTGCAAAGGGATTTAAGCCTGGAGAGATTTCTGTGATAGCCCCTTATCTGGACCCGGTCTCTGAGGAGTTGCTGGTATCAAATCTTTCTGCTTTGGGATTGAGGCCCTTTCCCCTTACAAATACCGGAAGACTAATAGACCAGCCATTTATAAGAAATATTGTTACCCTGACAATGCTGGCCCACCCATGGTGGGGCATAAACCCAAACCACAGCGACCTCAAGGATACTTTTTGCGCCTGTTTTGACATGGACCCTGTAAGGGCTTCTATACTGGCCAATTTTGTAGAAAGCAAAAAGTCTCTGACATCTCTCGACAATAAGACCACTATGAGGATAGGCTTTGGCAGCAGAGAAAAATACGAAAAACTGCTCGACTGGCTGAGCCAATATAACGAAGAGGTGCCAATAGATTCTTTCTTAAAAAAACTCCTCTGGGACTATCTCATACCACTGCCCACAACAAGAGAAAACATAGTGGCTACCAGGAGACTTATAGACATGGCCTCAGGCTATATAAAGATAATGGAGGTAATACGGCCTGGTGAAATGTATGGCAGAGATTTTGTCATTGCGATAAAGCGTGGTATAAAGGGTATCGAGGTTTTGGAAGAAAGGCCTGAGGATGCTATTGTTATAGCTACGCCCTACTCCTACCTGATGAACCCTATTTTCTCAAAAGCACAAATATGGCTTGACGCCTCTGACATAGACTGGGAAGATCCGGATATAAGACCTTTATCCAACCCCTATGTGTTCCTCCCGGGGTGGAAGGGTACCTGGACTCCAGCAATAGAGGATATGTATTCCAGGCTTATGCTCTCCAAGAGGATTGTCAATCTGCTGAAACGGTGCAGTGAGAGACTCATAGTAATAAACTGCCGTCTTTCATCAAGATTTACAGAGCAGGGTGGTATGCTTATGGAATACATACAGAAGACATGCAGGATCGTACCGTAGGAAGTCTATAAAGAATGATAGCAAGCATTAAATGCAACCTTAGAGTGAGTCTATTATACTCTTGATGAGTGGCAAATGAAGCCAGGGCATCTGGCATGGACTTAAGAGGCCGACGCTTAAGGTTTATGACGCCGAGTGGAGGCGTACCCGGCTAAATAGCAGCCATGAATCATTAGAGTATCAAGACGAACGACCAGGTGCATGGATGCTGCTATCATTCGTAGCACGCTTCTTACATCCAAATACATCTAGGAGGATCGGACAATGAAGCTAAGAAATGACCTAAAGGAATTTTTAACATATTATAGAGGCGGGAGGCTGGCTATACCCTCAGTACCTGGGGCAGGGAAAACAACCCTTCTTTCACACCTCACTGCCCACATAATTGAGACAGAGGCTGATGCGCGGGTCTTGATAGTTACATACATGAATTCTGCAGTGGCCAACTTCAAACAGCGCATAGACAGCCTTTTAAAAGAAAAGGGTATACTTGTGAGAAACTACGACGTCATGACCCTCCACTCATTGGCATCCACCATAGTTAAGGAGAGCCCCGCATCCCTCGGCCTGGCCAAAGACTACAACATACTGGATGAACTGGAATGCATAAACCACCTGAAGACGGCCTTTGAGGCATGGCTCTCCACTCACGAGGATATCTTTTACTCAAAGCTGCTGGTCAGGGACTTCTATACCCCAAAACGTATAGAAACTATCAAGAAGAACTTCAGGGAAAGCTTCATAGCCGATGTCGGGAGGGCCATATCCCTCTTTAAAGGCAACAATATCACATCCTCAGACGCCATGTCATACATCCACCAGCTCCCTGAGGACTCATACCTCCGCTGGGCCTTTGAGATATACTCACTGTATCAGGACAGGTTAAGGCTCAACGGGGCTGTAGACTTTGACGACCTCATACTCCTGGCATACAGGCTGCTCACGTCAGAACACGAGATACTCTCAAAATTTCAGGACAGGTGGAATTATTTCTTTGAGGATGAGGCGCAGGACTCTAACATGCTGCAGGAGAAGATCTTAGAACTCCTCTCCCAGAAGTGCGGCAATCTGGTGCGTGTGGGAGACCCCAACCAGGCCATACTCTCCACCTTCACCATAGCAGACCCTAAGCTGTTCACCGAGTTTATCAACGCCAATGACAGAAAAGAGATAAAGACATCCGGCAGGAGCTCTATTGAGGTGATAAGGCTGGCAAACCACCTGGTAGAGTGTGTAAAGTCCCTCAATGAGTTTGAGAGTGTAAGGGACTCCTTAGAATACCAGCTCATAGAACCTGTAGCCGATGCCAACTTTAAAAACCCGGAAAACTTCAAATACGGCATAAGATTTTACGAATACGAGGATGAGGATGAAGAGCTGTCACACATTTGCTCTCTTGCCGCAAAATACATACAGCTCCATCCGGACAAGACTTGTGCAGTGCTGCTGAGGACAAACAATCAGGTGGAGTCCATGGTGGAAATATTCCACAATAATGGCATAAAGGCTGTGGAGGTATCCAGTTACCCTTTAGAGGACCTCATTACAAGGAAGATTTATTACTGTCTTAAATTTATTAACAGGCCTGAAAGGACAGATAACCTCATAGACGTACTCCGATATGTACTGGCACCTGAGATAAAAGATATCCACCCATTAAACATGTTTATCCATCGTTCCAGGGTTGAGGATATACTCTATCCCATAGACAGGATCCCTGTCCTTCCTGAGGACGTGGGCAATGAGGAGAAGGAGATCTTTTACAGGGCAATAGAGACAGCCAAAAAACTGATAGAGGCAGGCGATATGAGCATAGACAAGCTCATAATATACATCATGGACCTTTTGAGAGTAACAGGAGAGAGCAGGGCCATAGGTGAGGCAGTGGCGGAAGAGGCCAGGAAAAGGCTGTATGATCCTGGCTGGAGGATTGAGGATGTCATAGATGAGCTTGCCTCTCCCAAAAATAAGTATAACAACCTGGCATCGGTCTTTTATCAGAAAAAAGGTTTTGAGGCCAGGCCAGGCGAGGTAATGGTACTTACCTACCACAAGGCCAAGGGACTGGAATGGCATAATGTATTTATGGGTACTGTAGAAGCCAGAGACTTCCCCCTGCTTTTGACCCACAGCTTCATAGGCGAGACGTGGTATCTTAAAGAAGAAGAGAGAAACCCCTTCTCTTTAATAGAGGCAGAGTTTAAAAGCCTCATGGGAGAAAACGTAGACCCCGACTTTAAAAAACAGGCAAAGCTCAACATAATCTCAGAAAACCTGAGGCTCCTTTATGTAGGCATCACCAGGGCAAAGGAGACCCTGGTCATCACCAGCCACAGAAATGACAGATATGATAAGCCGTTGGATAACATGCTCTTTAAAAAGATATTCCATGAATTCATCCAAGAGGAGAGATTAAAATGGAAGATATAAAAAGGATGTATTTCAGCCAGACAGCCCTAAGGACATACATGAGTTGCCCCCTTAAATTTAAAAACAGGTATATAGAAGGCCTCTACTGGAATTTTGACTCACCTGCTGCAAGAGAAGGACGTGAATTCCACTTAGACGCTAAAAGGCATTTTTTGAACCTGCCGCTTTCAGGCCATAACGGTGATTTAATAGCCACCATGGCAGACTTCGTGCCTGTAGAGTCAGGGAAAGAATACCTGCCCGAATTTTCCCTGAGGCATAACAATGGAAATATAAAAATAATGGCTAAGTACGACCTTGTCGTAGTGGGTGAAACTGTAGAGATATACGACTGGAAGACAGAATCGGCCAGGCCCAATGCAGAAAAACTCCGGGATGACATACAGACAAGGTTGTACCTGTACACCATGGCAGCAGCCGGTAAGACAATAAAAGAGGACATAAGGCCCTCCGATATCTCCATCACGTACTTCAACCCGAGCTACCCCTCCTCACCGGTCAGGATAGATTACGACTCATACCGGTTTGAAAAGGACGAAATAAAAATATCCGGCCTTGTAAGCCAGATACTGAAAGACACCGAGTTTAAGCCCACAGATGACAGGAGAAAATGTGCATACTGTGAGTATAACAGGCTCTGCAACGGCAAACCCGTATCACTGGACAGCGTGGATGACCAGGACTTTGAGCTAAGCTGGGATGATATAGAGGAGATAAGCTTCTAAGTTGCTGCCCATCACACCTCTTTCTGCTCATGCGTTCTATCCTTATACTACTTTGTAGTATCTACCTTATAACCCTCTCATGTACAGGAAGATACAATAACAATTACCCATCACTTTAGAAATAGTTTAGAGGCACCACATAAGGTTCACCATCCTCGCTCACTGTACCCAAAAACCATGGTCCACTTGCTTTGGGATATTCATAACTCCGTCCTCTTTTATCACGTGATTGCTCTCCTCATTTTCCTATGCATACCTCATTCATCCAGTTTCATTAGTTGTTTGTCCTCTTTAACAGTTATGTTGCCTATCTTTTATGAGTTTGTGTCTTTTAAGATATTTTTCCATATTCCATCATCATGTACCAGTACTCCTTTGCTAACAGCCTCTATGGGGTTTCTTTTTCTGTATATAAACTTAAACTCATCCGTGGTATATCCTTTGGGTTCTATGGCATCAAAGACATACTCATACAAAAGCTCACCTCTATTCTTATAGCTTTTCGGTATCTTGTCAGATATAATTATTACGTCAATATCACTGCTCTCATTAAAGTTTCCCCTGGCCACAGAACCTATCACGATGGCACACATAGGACTAAAAATACAGCTTACATTTCGGGCATACTCAGTGGCCAGGCCTATAAGCCTTTCTCTCCATTCTTCTTCTCTCCATTGCTGTAATCATTATAACGTATCCCTCCACAAAATCCAGTATACTTTGAGCATATTGAATTGAAGTCATTACATTTCCTTCATCATTATATCCCTATACAAAATTAAATTATTTTTCTTACTTATAATCCTACAGTATACCACGTTATCCCTATTTTCCAAAATTTAATCATTCTGCTTATATAATATAATTACATTATTTACTAATTTCCATTCTCAAAGGCGTAAAAAAAATTATAAATTGCTATCAGCTTGTTAAAATAAGGCATAGCAATCACCATGCCCTATTTCAAGCCGGTAGGTCCAGGAAGAATTTCCCTGGATTTAAATTGCTCAAGTTCCATATAGTCGGTTTCTTTCGGTCCAGGGAACTTCAGCATCCTTAAAAGTATTCTCCTCCGTTCACCAAAAATATTCTTACCAATCCTCTTATTCATACAGTCTTCAAAGTCTTTTTTCAGTTCATCTATTTTACCGTCATCCTGCTTCTGGATCCAGCTCGTTAAAGACAGCGTAGAATATTTCTCTTTGATATTGTAAAGATATAAGACTGGCTTAATATCAACACTGCCACAACCCAACGGCTTTCCCAGACCAAGTTTATATTTGCAACCATCTGGGAGCTTTAATACCCATAAAAGCATTCCAAGTTCTTCATTTGACAGATTTTCAAAATAAACTTTAAATTCAAAGCTTATACCGGCAGATATTGCATCAAATTCAGTTTCAACATCTTTTTTCCCAGTTTTATTTTCAACATCTTTTACATAATTCTTATGCCAGTACAGCTTGTAACCTCTTATTACGGTTTCGTCAAAAGGTTTAGAGTTATAGTTCTTCAGCTTTCCTATATCATGCGTGTCCTGATTAAGATAAAGCTGATAGCTTGATGGTTTTGGGCTTCCCAATACAGAAACATGGTGTCTACTTACCACGTTCTGTTTATCTGCTAAACGTGCATCAGTAAATAAAACCCTCCCCTTGTGGGCTTTCTTACCCTCAGTGTAGCCAAATACAGACTCAACCATATCTGGCCTACCATCACCATGTAGTGGAATGTAGTCTCCTATTGAATATTTGTATGGTATTCTGAACATACCTGTGTGTCCAAAGAAATAATGTTTTTGTCCACTTTTGTCCTCATATTGTATATAAAAACATGGTATGCTTTCATTCTTATCTTGAGGTATTACTGAAAACTTATTCTTATTTATTTTATCTGTAATCGCCTCATTTTTATATAGCTCTATATCCTCTCCGCTTAATTCTATTGATGTACTCTCCAAATCCTCATCGGGGATTATCCACTGCATATGTTTTTTTTTCATACTGCCTGATATTATAAGCCATCCGCGCTCCCACCCTTCTCTTTTCTTAGTCTTTCCATCATCCAGCATTATTTCTTCTACTTTGGCATAATAAAGTTTCCGCTTTGAATGCTGGTGATCTTCTGGTTTTGTAGGTTTAAACCATATTTTATGCCTTGTAAATTCTTTGAGACAATTATTCTCCAGTTTTTTTATAGTATCATTTTCAATTCGAAAATATTGAACGTTATTAATTTTTTTAGCTGGAGTTATGTAATACTCACCACCATCTTCTTTAATGTATCCAGCACTCGCCTTTGTATAAAATCCAGTAAAGCCATCTTTACTCATCCTACCACTCATCAATCCAATGTAGTCTTTTGCCGAAGATGAGCTGCTCATGTCTCTGTAGAGCATCCTCTTATTTCTGTCAGTAAACTTCATTTTAGCAAAACTTATTATCTCACATAGTTCCCTTATCATACCTCTAATACTGCTTCCAGGTATTACAGGCTCTTTTGTGGCTTTGTCCACACAGAAAAATTCTACAGGAACAAATTTATCATCCCTATGCCTAATATATTCTTCCAATGTATATCCTGCCCTTATATAAAGATCCGTCAAGTTTGTCAAGGTACAGTCTATGTAACCGCTGTACCTATTGGGATAATATCTGTCCAGTCCCACGTCCTCAAAATAAGCAATACTATCTGACAATTTTACAAAATTATATGGAGCATGTGCTTTCCTTTCTTCTGGCAAATTAGAAATATGTTCTTTTAAGCTCATCCTCTATCCTCCTCACCACAATATCGCACAGCCTTCCACCTGAATAATACGCCTGGCCATCTTCATCATAATCAATGCTGTTCCTCACAACGAGCTTTACAACAAAATCATTATCAGGATAATCTATAGTAACCGGCACTGCATGTCTTATACCTCTGTTTTCCACTACCACAGTAAAGCCATTTATCACACCTCCATTTTTTCCTTTCCTCTGTCCCCACAACATGTATTCATGCTCTTCATAATCTTCCCCGTCTTTGGATACACTTCCATAAAGTTTGTTATCATTTTTTCTTAAAAACACCTCGCATTCCCGTCCAAAAATCCTGCATTCAATCAGTTTCTCATAATTAATTTCAGGTGAATTTTCTACAATTCCACTTGAAAAAGAAAATCTTCCATCTATCATTTTCCCCCACACAACCCCATCAAAGAAAAAGGCCAGCATATAGTTTGCGTTATATCTTAATCCTATGTCATTTATACTTTTTATCAAACTTTCTGTATCATTTATCTCATCTATATAAGAATCAAAGGATTTTGCATCCTTTAAATCATTCATTACTTTTCACCCCCAGACATTTTAAAAATGCATCCACATATTTATCAATCTTCTGCTGCTCAGAAAAATTAAACCCCTCATCTATATTTATTAACTCATCTTTCCTGCTGATTTTACCACTCATTCCTTTAAGCCTACCTCTTCCTATCCCACTCTCTCCTCCCACAGTCAAATCTCCTACCCAGAGGTCCCTTATAAGAAATAAAATTAACCCAATCTCATGATCCTTAGGCTGTCTAATCTCAATATTTACATTTACTCTTGTATCACTGCTACCATAAATAGGCATCTCATCGAATAGTGCCGTTTCTAACGCCCCACCAGTAAATCTGTCTATCTTTACCCTGTTAATAACTATTGGCTTCATTTGATTTTCTACAGTCGACTCATGGACAACTATTCTGCTTGCTTTGTCTTTACATCCAAAAAGTTCATAAACACCCAATAAATCAGCACCATACGTATTAAATATCCTAACTGCCCTTTCTCTTAGAACACCCGCCAGGCTTGTCCCGGGTATAACAGCTTTACCGCTGTCTGCAGAAACAACAGTATATTTATCAACACCTATGTCTGCATTTGGATAGTTTGTCCCAATGAGTAAAGACCCATCAACACCAAACTCACAAGAAAGCCTGAAAATATCTCTTTTATCATAAAAAGCCTTAATCCCCATCAATTCTTCCGAGCTTTTTCCGTTCTTCCATTCGTCAGATTCTCCCCTGTTATATAAAAGCCATTCACACAGACCAGAGGGTGTAGAAAGGTCCATAAGCTTAATTTCCCAGTTTGTAACCCGGCATCTTCCGTATCCCCTGTTCTTCTTATAGCCCAATGAAATCTCACCATTTTCGAATCCTTTCATTATAGTCGCAATTGCCCTCTTTTCTTCTTCATTGTCTAAAAAAACATCAAAGGCTATATCAAAACAAGCACCACTGTTTATAAATTCAGCATCATATTTCATGTCCCTTAAAGCTGTACCTGTCTCCGGATCTATCATAACACCATCCCTTATGGTTGGTGTATAACTGTAGCCATGTAAGTCATAAACCAATATTCTACTCTGATTTTTATTTTCATCGTCAACGTATCCGAAAATCTCATCAGCTATTGGGCAATCGCCTTTACTATGATAGTTGGTGGCATACGACACAAGATAATCCCTCATAGCACCAGCAATGGAACTTCCCAGTATCGTTGCACTGCCATCTATTGGATCAACAAGAACGGGATTATCGCTCCAGTCAGCATAAGAAATATCTCCACCGGTATGAAACGGCTCCTCAAATATGAGTTGGCCTTTTACTGCCAGATATTCACTCATTTCATTCACCACCCTTATTCTTTCTATAGAGTCTTTCCAATACCTTATCTATCAATATAACCTTAAAACCAGTTAATTCCTCCTCACTAAGCGATGGTGATATATCTTTAATTTTGACCTTCTCGACCCCAAGCAGGTTGGTGAATTGGTTTTCACTTTTGCCGCAGATGTCATCAATAAATTCTTTTACTCTGGCCTTTTTCAGACCTATAAATGTCTTTTCATACTGGTCCAAATACTTTTTATTTAGTCCTTTAAAATAATTGTTAATTTCATCATAAAGTTCAGAACCATTGCCAAACCTCCTCTTATGGAGTTGAAGACGCAGATTATTTAGCTGTGAATTAGAGATATCACCACCGTCAAAAGCTAAACTGGCAATATAACTTATTATTTTTCTTTTAATCCTCTCATGCCATATCCTTTTTAATATAACCTCAACATTTTTTCTTTCTTCTTCACTCATATCTGGTAATTCGTTATCCCTATATCTCTTACGCTCCCATTTTATCTTTTCTTTTTCTAATTCTTCTTTATGATTAGGGTTAAAAATCAATCGTCCAAAGCCTTCTTCCCTTCTTTCTCCTACCCCTTCATCCATCAGTTTATAAAGTCTATTAATATCAGGTTTTTGAGATGACCTGAGAACAAATGTGCTGCCGGCCTTTATTGCATTAGACTGTGGCAAATTCATACCCCATTTATTGTTGAAACCACCCACAATTTCTGTGGAGAAATACGCATCTATAATCTCTGTATCAACCTTAAGCAAATAGGAAACCAATTCGTTATCAATTTTTACCGTATTCCTACCATATCTGTCATATAGAATGGCATTACTTAAAAACGTCATTCTCAGTGGCTTCCCTTCCTCAATACTTTCCCAATCTAATCCATATACCTCATGCATATATTCGTATGAGTCCTTAAAGATACCTTTGATATTAATTTTACACATGCCATAACCCGCATACTTACCTCTCCCGAGAAAAACATTGTCTCCATCACTCATCAAACCTTTTACTATTTCTATGTAGTCATCGTTGCAGTAAACATCACCGTAAAATGTTTCACCTTCTTTGATTGCGCCATATCTGAACACGTTGCTGTAAGACTTTACCGCTTCCTCAACTTTAAGCCTTCTTTGATGGTGAAAATATTCCCTCATCTCAGGAGTATATATACTTAATATATCATCACTTACATGTACAAAACACTCACTAGGCAAGCTTTTATATCTTCTATCTTTTTTCTGCCGCCCACAAGAAAAATCGTACACTTTCAAATCATCATCTTCATCATAAAATAAGGAAATAGGAGCAGGTATAAAATATATTTCATTTTTATATGGATACAGGTTGGAAAACAGCACACTCCCATCTAAGAGAAATTTTATATCGTTATTTTTACCTGCTTTAATAAGCCTGTCTATAATCACACCTCTTACGGAGCTGCCGGTTATATAAGGCAAGGTCTCATTGCTGTTTACATCATCCCTGTATGTACTAATTATCACAGGTTCTATTGTCTCAATGGTATACAATATATGTCTACTCATCATCTCACCTTCTCAATAAAGGAGTTTAAATATTCGTCAGTTATCTCATTGCTTCCGTCCCATAAGGATACGCTAACCCGTCCTCTTCCTCTTGTCTTTGCAAGACCTATTCCTTTTATTGAAACCAAAGAAACCGTCAGGAGCTCCATGTCAAATACGGTTGGCTCTTCAACAAATACAAGGCTGGAACTAAGAAAATTACCATGAAGCAGCACCCTTGTTGTCCTTAATCTGTTCTTCTTCACTTCCTTTGTCTTTTGATCGACAGCAGTCTGTACTACAGTATTGGTTATCGCATTCTCTACCTCATCCGCAGTAACTCTGTTCTGGCTTATGGCAGCCATTAACCATTTTTCCACTTTTCCCGGAATAACAGCATTACATATATGCATAATACATCCATAAATACTGCCATGGCTTCCAAAAAGCCTCTGCCTTGATACAATATATTCTTCTAAAAAAGGATTTTTATATTGCCTTAAGCAATCTAAGATAAAGTCACACCTTTCTGTCATAATCCCTTTCAACGTTTTTCCTTTGAGCATTGGGAACCCATTACCATCATATTCCAAATCCATATCTACAAATCCAGCTATACCGTCTCCGCTTCCAAACGCGGCATCACTTAACACCTCAATCTTAATCTCGTAAGCTGTCATCATTGTCACCACCTATAGAAAAATACATATCCTTTAGTTCAATCGCATCAAAATATGGTGTTTTCCTGGCATAAAAACCTTCCTCAATATAATTTCTATAAACACCATTTTTAGAATCTGGGAGCTTTATACCGTAGTTATTCAAGTATGTCCTGGTAGAATCCTTGCCATCTCTTAGCATATTTCTAAGCCCTTTCACTTTGCTTCTGGGCCAGCCGTTCTCCTCAGAAAAATTGTTCATCATAGAAACAAAGTTTTCAAACTCCTTAGCCCTTTTGTTGTTTCCAACAAAAAATGGTCTAAAAATGAGTTCTTTATTCCCGCTGATGATACTATACTCTCTTTCCCTTATATCCTCTATATTTTTTGATCTGCTCCCCCTTATTATCTGCCAGTCAATGGCAGATGCCATTTTATCTTTTAACCCTTCATCTTCAAGGAATTTTTTTGAATTTTCACATAGCTGTTCCGCTATAAGATGTGCCATAAAGAAAGGATAATGTGCCTTAACTATTGCTACTCCGCCACAGGCATAAAATGGGTAGCCATCGGACAATTTCTCACTGGAGAGTTTAACCAGAAACTCTTTGCATAATGATACAGCTATCCTACCGTCGCAGACAAATGTCATGTCGTCCCCACCATAAACTATCGGGATAAATGGCATAAGCACATTATTCGCCTCATCCTCATATAATCTGAAAGTACAACCAGAAAACATATCTTTAAAATGCCACTCACTGTCCTTCTTTTCAATACATCCAATCAATTCCTTAATAACAGACTTCATTACATCAATCGATGCATCCTCAATACTCTCAGAAAAACTTC contains:
- a CDS encoding RAMP superfamily CRISPR-associated protein — encoded protein: MSRHILYTIETIEPVIISTYRDDVNSNETLPYITGSSVRGVIIDRLIKAGKNNDIKFLLDGSVLFSNLYPYKNEIYFIPAPISLFYDEDDDLKVYDFSCGRQKKDRRYKSLPSECFVHVSDDILSIYTPEMREYFHHQRRLKVEEAVKSYSNVFRYGAIKEGETFYGDVYCNDDYIEIVKGLMSDGDNVFLGRGKYAGYGMCKINIKGIFKDSYEYMHEVYGLDWESIEEGKPLRMTFLSNAILYDRYGRNTVKIDNELVSYLLKVDTEIIDAYFSTEIVGGFNNKWGMNLPQSNAIKAGSTFVLRSSQKPDINRLYKLMDEGVGERREEGFGRLIFNPNHKEELEKEKIKWERKRYRDNELPDMSEEERKNVEVILKRIWHERIKRKIISYIASLAFDGGDISNSQLNNLRLQLHKRRFGNGSELYDEINNYFKGLNKKYLDQYEKTFIGLKKARVKEFIDDICGKSENQFTNLLGVEKVKIKDISPSLSEEELTGFKVILIDKVLERLYRKNKGGE